caggaagccagtgcaggtgagccagtacaggcgtaatatgatcaaactttcttgttcttgtcaaaagtctagcagccgcattttgtaccaactgtaatcttttataataaattcaaaaaagaagcaaacttcataaatgtttattgtgaccaaaaagtatgtgctccaatcaatctatcacaaaaaaaataagtgtcGTAGAAATGATCgggaactcaagacagccatgacattatgttctttacaagtgtatgtccacttttgaccgcgactgtatATTCATTTTGAGGGTTTCCACGAGTTCATCCAAACTTCATCGATCTGGGTGCTCAGAGTTCAAATCCGAGGTTGCCGTCCGACATGTGTGTTACAAAACAGTGCTTGCAGAGtttgcactgtgtgtgtgtcgccAGGAACCTTCCCCTAGTAAGAGTGCATCCGTTCACCTCCAATCCCATGCAAGTTTTGCGGTGACCAAACAATAGTTGTCTGCCCTCATGCCCTCTCCCCTTCACACACGCTTCTTATAAAACCACCCCTGCATGTCCACACCCGCCTCTTATTTCCTAACGTCTACTGTACCGACCGTACATCGCAGCCGCCGCCATGCCTGGGGACTTCAGCGGGAAATGGACACTGGAGAGCAGTGACAAATTTGACGATTACATGAAAGCACTTGGTAGGCTCCAATTCAACACATGttcaatgtctcttgttttcacgCGCGTGTACGATTTCCCGCAGATATTGACTTCGCGACGAGGAAAATCGCGGCGTGTCTGTCGCAAACCAAAGTGGTGGTCCAAGAGGGCGACGTGTTTGACTTCAAAACAACGAGCACCTTCAGGAACTACGACCTGGCCTTCACCGTGGGTGTGGAGTTTGAGGAGTACACCAAGGGACTAGACAACAGAACTGTCAAGGTGAGTGCCCTAAAATGGTACTCGGGTAAGAGTACCGTTACTACTCAAGTATTAAGTAACTTGTAGTTTATTTTGTAGTTCTTGGAATATAATTTTAGTtggtgtgtgttgtatttctgcccttcttgagacatcaacaaggaaaagcagctttgtcgggttcaaacactgatgacgtctattaaacaagacaagaagcaaggaattaaacctAGACAgtattcaatttggctcaatgaggagagtgcctgcacctgtacccttgtacagtgttccACCACGCTTTgttgaaagattgtacgcctcctcttttatttgggctTTCCCTGATTGCATGGCAACAGCCGTTTCCAAGGgacaggggtcgtaaacagccgcagcttttgttacaaaacagttcaaagaaaaggtgcctggagcttGCGTCAGGTCCAGCTTCcactctgctttgtagatctcgggtcaagatacATTTTTCCTGAGGATTACAATAGAAAAGAGAAaccgacgccttcatgtcgcttcccatcgtatacagtggagttttacaagccttctgtttggtaggatcaaagacagcttttgtcc
The DNA window shown above is from Nerophis ophidion isolate RoL-2023_Sa linkage group LG14, RoL_Noph_v1.0, whole genome shotgun sequence and carries:
- the LOC133568064 gene encoding retinol-binding protein 2-like — its product is MPGDFSGKWTLESSDKFDDYMKALDIDFATRKIAACLSQTKVVVQEGDVFDFKTTSTFRNYDLAFTVGVEFEEYTKGLDNRTVKCLVSWEGNKLVCIQKGEKANRGWKHWIEGDKMYLELTCQDAVCLQVFKRKE